The following DNA comes from Solea solea chromosome 6, fSolSol10.1, whole genome shotgun sequence.
CTTGGGCACTTCACACTTAATCTCACGTCATATCCAAGTGGACTGTCCTAAAATTGTGTTGGTCGCCCTGGCAACTGGAGTTCTAACAgtagtaacatcagcagcagtgatgagGTCTTCTCTGCGggcgctctctttctctctctctctctctctgtctcacatcTGGGGCTGTGATCAAGACTGTATTGGATTATGAAATTATACGGTTTCGTGTAATCGTTGCTGAAATGCTTTACTGTAAATTAAAGGAAAATAGTCATTGGCTAGATGTCACAAAAGTTCCAAGAATATCAAAACGAGGGTGAGAAAAAGCTACAAAAATAATCcatggaggatttttttttatttgcgtCAAGACTGAGTACACAAGGCAGAAGAAGCACACAGCTCTAGCGAAGCAAGACATATATTTGAAGTATAGCTGAAACAGGAAGAGTGCTGTGTTGCTTGGGAATGGAAGGACACATTTGAAAGagccttcaaaataagacagGCTTGTTACTTTCCTCTGACACAATTGACCTTCAAATTCAGCTTCAGAAGTAGGCACGGTTATGGTTACAGCCCagctgttaaaaatagagacgCATTTAACTGCTAAAAAGCTTTTTCTTCTGGGGTTGGAGACACAGCACAGAGCTAAACGAGAGGAAACACAGGAGTTCTGCTCACCGGGTTGTCAAAGGCACATGATCATGCTGTGAGAGTGATGACGTTGAACTCTCCAATGCTCCTTGACCTTGCAGTTCCGTGCTGAGGAGCTTCACTTTGTGGAGAATGGTTGCCATGACAACCCCATGCTGGACGTGACCAACGACAGTCAGCCTGagatgcaggagaagaagcCAAGTACCAATGGGCTCACTGGGGCAGGAGACAGGAGCGGAGAGGACAGCAGTCGCTGGCAGGTGATGGGATGAATGATTAGATGCACAGATGGATAGTGAACAACTGTCAAGCTCACATGGCAGTGGTTTGGAAAAGCTTGAAATGTTGTCTGCTGTCATGTTTattgtcagaaaacattttcttttctttttgacagcAGTATGAAGCCTCTCGTGTTGTTTCCTTCTTCAGGTGTTTGTCAATCAAGCAGCGAccgaagaggaagaagaggagcaggACACACACCTCTGATGGACGAAGAGTAAAAGGAGACAGGTTATGAAGGATGGGCATCTTTGATAGATGTGGAGCCTAGAGAGATGAAGAAAAGGACGATGAAGACAAGAGAAAGCAGAATGTCTTTGAAAGAAAGGAGcgacagaagaagtagtcgatGGAAAACTTTACAGCCTCAGTGATAGATGTGTTGTTCAGGAGTCACTGATATCATCACAGAGATGAGACACAGATGTGTCCATCATGTACATGATTAACTCACTAATCTGAAAGATGACGACCACTTGAAAATGTTATCAAAGGCGGACTTCAGATCTCGACCACTGGTTAGATAATGTCACATCACATAGAAACACCTCTGTTTAGTGTGCCTTATGCTTTTAGCTCATAGCAATGTGAATGCATGAGACAATTTACACAAAACTAGTGACTAATCGCAGTGTAAAAGcacctttttttccaccttcAATGCTTGAATGTAaagaagtttttatttttgggtcACATGCCAAATCATCAACAGAGACAAATCTGGAATATTTATGCGAGTTGAATGCACAtacaatgttattattattattgatgatgatgatgataataataataataatgataagaagaagaatactaGAAGAGTCTGTATATTTTGATACACTGACGCTTTGTTCAGAATAGCATTGGAAAGTCCATCTACTCAAGTActgtacttgagtaaaagttttaatacatttaattaatatatatatatactgtatatatatatatttcttctGCTATATAACTAGAGTGAATAACATTTCAGAGGAATATAGTACTCCACATTTTGTCCGACATCTGTAGTTAAAGTAATATTTTCAATACAAAACCTATGATGACCCTAAATATATGATAATGAATGATCAGTGGTTTTGAACCAGCGTCTAGCTTTGGTGACAGCAGTGACTCCTCTCAGCTCTGAACAGGAAATACTGTCTGTAGCAACTTTGAAAAGTAAGGTTATGGCACTTTAATCGATTTCTCTTGGAAATAGTGACGATCATTGTCTAAATGCTGCATCatgttaaatgtattacataaaGTGATTGAAATATCTCTATTTTGCTTATAGGAATGGTTGTACCTGCTGAGGATGTCCACTGTAACATCTTCAAAAAGTTGTCTTTAATATACATATGTGCTGTTAGCTAAATGCTTTTTTAATAGTCTTGGAATGGCTGCTTGATGCTCCTGGCTAAAACAATACATGAGCAACATTCAGAGGTCAAAAGCATGAAGTGTTGAAGTCAACACAGTGTTCAAGTCGACCCATAACATTTAAGCATTCAACATTAAAGTCGGTGTCTTTAGTGACGGGACCCAGTCTCTAAGGACTTATCTGAATCCCTAAGCTCATGTAAACATCACTAGTCAAATGTCTGAATCACCATTCCATCTGTTTTACTGTAGTCTATCTGGCACGAGTCTCAACATGTCCAGTTatgaataagacaaaaaaaaaatcacatccgAGTTAATATGgttacgtaaaaaaaaaaaaagtcattaaagaCATGCCCAAATTTGTGATAATGCCCAGTCATGTACAAGTATAATGACTGTAAGTCGCCACAGTCTTATTCAAGTCACTACAGTTCATCACTCTAGTTCCTTCCGTGGGGATTCTGATGTAACTGATATCCAGGTCCCAGCCACCACAAAGTGTTCAAGTAACTTAAGTCATGACAAACTCAAatctttatttgtaatttatCAGCCACACAACGTTAtactgatgtacagtatattatactAATGTCCAAAGCTGTGAGTATATACAATCGTCACCACTACAGTCTTGTCAGTATCTCAAGGGTCATGGTCTAATTTCCGCAGTGATGTCCAAGTCACTATTATAATAATCAACTGGAATGGAAACAGACATTTGCCAAAAGTCCATCACTGTTTTtcctatttgttttattttccgaCTTTAATGATTTAATCATAGCAGCCTTAAGTCACGGTTCCTGATAAAACTGTTCATTTGCATTTcattaagatgttaactgtgtTTTTGCTCTTTTACGCTGACTTTTCTTGATGTAACAATACTGTATATGGCTTCACAATAAACTACGCTGATTTATATGCATTGTCAGCTAAGCAGGGTTTGTGGAGTGAGTTTTCAGGGCGGAATACCATACATGACTGCTTACAGTGTGTATGACCTGCCTCTGAGAACATAAGAGACATGCGGGACACATTCCCATTGTCCTACACTTGAAGACAGGTTATACAAGCATGAAGCTTTAAGCTCATCATCGAGCATCAGCACAACAAGTCATGAAGCTTTTTTCCATTCAGTTTTAACAAagcatatataataataatgtaacctTTGTTCTCTGAAAAGAGCACAAAGTCAGCTTTACTTCTGGGGTTTGGCTGGGTATTTTATTTctcttaatgttttatttatccttttcatatgtgtatttatatgcaTTTTAATTATATAACTCACTCTTTGGTTTTAAgtgtaattaattaaatgtgagaAATAAAGTTTGGACCAAATGTGGTTTACTGTCGTTTCTGTCCTTTGCAGCCCAATCTAGATAATTTGGTCAAGATAAACACCatgatatactatatatgttttcttgtgtttgcatGATTCAGTGTGTATACATATCTAAACCAGTTTCAGATTAGTTGGTGGATAAACCCTGCTGAAGTGATTTTAAATTAATTCAGGTTCCAAATATAGCTTAGACAAACACATATTGTTTTCCCATATTTGTTGATGcgatgaatatttatttatttatttattgtgatagTATATAGACACAGCATCTTAGCTGGTCACTGACAAGCAAAAGACCAAAAGAATCAGAACAGAAGGATAACAACTATGCACAAGTAAAGATAAATACATTCAGGCAGATCGCAGGCTACCAAATGTCTATTCACCAGGGGTCCTTCGACCCACTGTTAATGCCTGTTAGCTGGTTGGCAGGTATCAGCGACGTACGCAGTCTGTTGTGGTAGAATGAGCCCCAAAGATGACAGGTTAGTTTCCATCTTTCCACAAAATAATTTTCACATTACCTCTGAATGCCAAAGCCATGAACAAAAATGACTTGCTAGTTATATGATACGCCGGCGGCTTTAGGATACTCGTGAAAtcctttgttgtgtttcaggctAACCTAGCTAGTTAGCCTCAAAGTACGTGTCGTTCCTTAGTTCATCAAtgaaacaataattataatccgtcacatatttgttttaatcatgtccTTTCTTGGAACAGGTCGTCACATGTAGTGAATTGATAAATACTTTCAGTTACAAATCGAGAGCTGGACCATGGGACACTAAATGTTGTGCTTTTAGGACTAGCTTATACGGCTGCTACACGTTACCGCCCACTGTGACGCGTCTGTGATTTGAAACTGTCTTAAATTTGAGATTATTCAATTTCTCAAAAGTCTTGTATTCCTTTAGTGGTAGTATGCCGATGATTTGTGAGGCTCAATTTGGCATGTGTAGCAGTGCACTTGCTTCACTTCAAAGGTGAAGACAATGGGCTTCGGATATGTATTTTACCATTCTTATTTAAGAGCCACTCGAGCTTTAGGTATGCACACAAGATCCAAACTGCGTGTTTAACTAGTTGGGTCAGTCAGCCGGAAACTCCTGATAGCTCTGAGCTGCTAGCTGTTGAATGCCAGTAAACagttatttaaagtaacatgacGAACAATGTAAAAGGGGGGTAAATGGCAGCCAGGGAAAGGCTCTCAGCTGTTTCTGACAGTTAACTCTGTTTTGTCCGTTAGCCTTCCCCGTTCACTGTCCTGTTTGAAAGAAGCTGATTTAAAGTTACGATTGCGACAGTGGTCAGAGTCCGGTATAAATCAGTTCAGATAACAGTGCTAATGTATGTGTCCCATGTTATATATTCACGTTGTGTAGCACGTCAGCGTTAGCTGCTAGAATCCGGTCCTTACAAGGAAGTTACCCAGTTTAAATCTAGGGTGGGTCACCGATTAGTAATAAACATGGTATTGTGTCACATAATTTGTCCGAAAACTGTTGCACTATCCAACATGTCAGGTGGACCCTGTCCTGTAATGTGGTAGTCTATTGATACTATTAGTTGTGTCTTAAATCAAGACCACTGTATGTGATTTATAGGGATATGTTGCCATGAAATGAGGTGTGCAAGTCTTCCACAAAAGGGAAGTAATTAATAAATCTGTCAAGCTGATTGAGATGATGGCCCTCTCTTACCTTGCTGGCATCTGTAAACAGTGTGAATTAAATAAGGGTGCCTATGAGGGACTAGTGATAATTATGCCACTTTTTCAAGTCTAATATGATACCACAAACTTAAGTTCTACCAATATCAGTCCGATCAAGTTAAAAGAAACCCCTAAATAACATAGTTGTGGCAATGTAGTAAACCTCTCACCGTCTCAGCTATTTAAAAAGATAATATTAAAATCATGTAACAAATTGGTCCCATAAACGATGAGCTGGCCTAAGATACAGattaaacaaggcaatcagagatggcagacttcaccccattcacacaacaagcctctgtcggcctctgttggtcttATTGGCAAGTGGAAgcgtggaaacacaaacagacagagccactaaaaacaatgcTTCACTCCCACTCAGTGGGGTGAAGTAAATAtcttcacacagcagcagctggcaTGATCACTGCAGCGTGGCAGACATTTGCATCATTTACTCAAgttctggtcacatgactgcagtggtacacatttctttttacagcCTGCACTTAGTGAAGCAAAATGGTTCATTAGAGTTAATGGATTACATCAGATTTTTTTCCCTAATCAAATGCAATGATTTGAACCTTTGTTGGATTGTTACTGAAGAATCTATGAAAATATGCTTAATCAGGGTTATTTCTTTcctattttctttctttgttattatCATCCCCTTTGCTTCTTATGTCattgtaaatgtaatattttgggTGTTCTGGATTGTTTGACAAAGCAAATGATTTCACTAGAGCAAACAATTGGTTTACAGCTATTTAATTGTCTGTTTTGAAATAACCTTTGCgaatttaaaactgaaaatgccCCAGTGTCTTAATTCTTCTGTCCTTTGCTGTCTCCAGATATGACCTGATGATAACAACATCTGACTTCCTGCATCATCCCAGCTCTGTCGGATAGGACAGCTCTCACTCACCTTACCATCTGCCGCAAGGACTGTTGTTTTCCCCCAGTGTCACCCCCACCCATACCCTGAGTCTGCCACGTCCTCATCCTTCCTCCAACTAGCTGAACAGCACCAGACCAACACTGAGCCTCTGCCAACATCCTTCCAACCAGAAGAAACAATGTATTGTCTACAGTGGCTTCTTCCTGTGCTTCTCATCCCCAAACCGCTCAACCCAGCACTGTGGTTCAACCACTCCATGTTCATGGGCTTCTACCTGCTCAGCTTCTTGCTGGAGAGGAAGCCATGCACCATCTGTGCCTTGGTCTTCCTGGCTGCCCTCTTCCTCATCTGCTACAGCTGTTGGGGCAACTGCTTCCTGTACCACTGCCAGGATGCCTCGCTGCCGAACGCTGCCCACGACCCAGCAATTGTCGGGACTtaggagggaaagagggagacgtattacagaggggggaggggaagTCATGAAGGCTGATTGAAATTGCTGAGAATTACTGTAGAATGATATTGTCATGCTGAAAAAGGGGGAAGACTACACTTTTTTGGATGGGATAGTGGTGTTCAAAGACTGTTGGAGGGTTGTAGCTCCAGCAGACAATACAGAGAGTACTTGCACAGTGGTGGtactgaggaggagaagaagagacagTAATGGAGTTTGGTTTAACCatgctgtaaagaaaaacagatttaaattaaacacagaGGAGACATTATGAGAACATTTACATATGAGGCAAGGGAAGTGAAGGACACATGTTAACTCGACGAGAGACTAATTTTATTTTCAGCAAatttttatttcactatttgaatgaaaactggacaatataaatatatgtatgtggaTACAACACAGGTGACATCAACCTTAagtgattgttgtgttttagttttcagtattttggctCCTTTCTGCCCCACTTTCTCCAACTTTTGGTCGGGTCAGCCCTTTTGAACGAAAACCTTCTCGACATCAGACTGCCAAACGTCACCTGACACTGAAATCTGCCGATGGAGCTCTGATGACGTTGCCATCACTCTGAAGGGCTCCCGTTAATTGACAGACCTTTCAGGTCGTGTCAACCTGCCTTTCAGAGTCTGTCATTACCAAACTGTTGCCCACTACAGCTCTGCACACATAAGGCTACCCGTCAGAAGGAGAGCTCACTAAACACTGGACAATCAATAACTGTGCTGTGAAAAATTCCCCCTTTGCTGCATTGCcccattcaaacacacacgcacacaggtgtAATAATGCTGAGTAACTGTCCTGTTGTTTTTACCCACCGTGCTCTGCAGCTGcccctctcatctcctctctcttgcCTCAGAGTGGCCATCGCCTAAGATTCACAATCTTATTCcatctgttgtttttctaaCTCATGCATAAGTTGACCTTGGTTTTTTTATGCATTAAGTTCATACGCAGATTTTAGTAAATTCAAACAAAATGCTGAAAGTTTCCAAAGGGTATCCAAATCTGTGTGGATGTATGTGTGGGGCGAATAGAagactgtgttttgtgtgacagAAGTTTTTTTTGGCGTGTGTGTTCATGACATGctgatttgtcaaaaaaaacatggtcaTACTCCAGAAACAAGCAGTTGGTGGTCTGTATTTCCAGCAACAATAAGCAATACAGAGTGGAAAGCTGGACGAGGAAGTGCTTTCAAGTCTTCTCTGGCCATCAAAAGGGCAGGAGATGTTTTATCACTGCTGTAAGTGTTATGTTAAGCTGTCGGACACAAGCAAGGTGTTTGTTCCATGTAtctactggtgtgtgtgtgtgtgtttgtgtgtgaggatatgtgtgtgtagcTTTATGTAGCAGTGCAGAACATGCTCACTGCTACATGATTGCtttggttttaatttaaataaaggcTTTTTCCTCTCAATGTGTTAAACTGTGCCCAGTTCTGACCCC
Coding sequences within:
- the blcap gene encoding bladder cancer-associated protein, with protein sequence MYCLQWLLPVLLIPKPLNPALWFNHSMFMGFYLLSFLLERKPCTICALVFLAALFLICYSCWGNCFLYHCQDASLPNAAHDPAIVGT